The Candidatus Nitrosocosmicus arcticus DNA segment AAGGAGGGATGACTAAATTGTTTATTAATATCTCCATTTTTTTTCTTTCACCCTCTAAGATTAGTATTCCCTCATAGGGATGATGCATTTTAGCATAAGAAATTAATCCGTTAATTACGTTATGAGTGATTGCTACATTTTTTTTTTTGCTCTTATTTCCGTCCGGATCTTTATTTTTTTTACCCCTAAGAAACCCAAAATCCATATTTGATTTTAGAACTTACTAAGATAAAAAATAATATTTGGATTCATTTAAAAATCGTAACTACATAATTTTTATATTAAAAAAATAACCTGAATTCTTATGTTAGACTGAACTTGTTGATAAAATAACAAACTTTTAATATTTTTGGAAAGCATTATTTTTAGTTTGATTTATCAGATTTCCATTATACTTATTTTTTCTACCATTGTATTTCTTGGCGGATTTCTATCCGGTGCAAGTGCGCAAATTCTCCCACAAAACAATAATCAAAGTTCAGATTCCACCACTATTACTGCTCCTTCATCTACTCCTTCTATGGTTAAGAACCCTTACGGGATCAGAATTACAAATCCCACAAATGGTGCTCAGGTTTTTATCAATGGTACAGATTATTTTGACAGTACAGGAAAAAGACTTTCCATTGAAGGTTTTTCTGTATCAAATAACGGTAATTTGACGAATTGCGAAGTGTCGTTAGTGACTAACAGCATTTTTCCATATCAAATGGTAAATGGGAGTGGTCCACTAGGAGTAAAGGACTTTTCCAAATGGAACTACCTATTTAGTTCGACCTACGCAAACTTTCATGAAGGCTCAAATAAGATCACTTCAAAATTAGCTTGTGAAGGGGGTACTGCAAAGGCATACTATAGTGTTAATGTAACGGGAACAAAATTTAATGGGACATTTCCTGCATCTTCTACAACTTTGGCTCTAGCTGAGGAAGGTATTACAGGTGATAGTTTACCTCCAAGCTCAAATATTGCAGGTAAATCTCAAAGTAATATAAGCTCAAGCGACATCAACTCGTCTAGTGAAGATTTGGCACTTCCTGTGACTGGGATCGAAATCACATCTCCTTCCAATGGGGAAACGATTGATATTGATAAGCCTATAAATATTAACGGTAGTTCGGAATATCCAACTAATTACGATTGTGAAGTACTTTTAGCTGACGGTAATACTGCAGGCGTGATAGCACCAACTAGCGCTAACCATTCTAATTTTAAGAAAACAAAGCCTGGAGGCATTAACGGCACGAGTGATTTTAGAAGTTGGAGTATGGTACTTGAACCTGGATTAAATAACCTAAAGAATGGCACACAGTCATTAACTGCAAAATTGCAATGCTATTCTCCGTTATCTTCCGTGAAATTTGCCAAAATAAGTATTGTTACAAATACTTCTAAACCGTTAGAACTCAAAGTAATGGATGTCAGTATTGACAAAACTGGGCAAGGTATAAACCAAAAAATCATCATAGGTGTAAATGACGCTACTACAAATGATCCTTTGGTGGGTAGCGCTATCAGTGGTTCAATTAACGATAATCCGTTTTCGGGGACTTCCGATTCACTTGGGAAATACAGCGTAACTATACCGTCTAGCGTTATAGATTCTAGCGCAACCATTAACGTATCAGTTTCGGCTACTGCTGATGGTTATAAGATTAAAAAGACGAGTACTACTTTTGAAGGATCACTTGCGGTAACTGATGAAACAACTCCATCCACATCCGATACTGATAATCGTGATGTAACAAACAACGAAGAGGATCTTGCAGATAAAATATTTGATGATGTGCAAAAGCAACTAAGTGAGCAGGGAATTAATATTCCTCTCCCTTTTGGATAGAATACATATGGATTAACTAATTGGACATTGCTTGTATTTGATTAACAGCATCAGTAATTACATTGTCAATAATTACATTTCCTTTAGGACGTGATAATGTTTTCAGTTTTTTAAACCCGAATCATCTTTTTAATTAGAGTTGCCATCAAGAAATAACAAGGTTATTATTCTTTATCTTTTAAGTTATCTTGAATTTAGATTTATGACTGACAATGTGTACAAATTTTTGATTCTTGAGTTAGGCATTGCTATTGTAGATGAAAAAAATATGATCCAATCCTTTAAGAGATTTCACGACCCGGTACAATCCCACCTTAAAATTAAGAATAGGGACTATGAAGAAATTTCGGAGAGTTTGGAGGTTTTTAAAGTTAAACCAGAATTATTACAAACTAATTACCCTGAGATAATAGATTATTTAAGAAACAATACGTTTCATGCTGAAAAAATTTCTGCAGTCGAAGAACGACAATCTCAGATCGATAAAATTAGTTTTTACACAGAGATGTATGATTCTGATCAACAGGACCATTCAGGCCGAGGGAGGGATATCTCAGATAATTTAAGAGAATTTTCTCTCAAATGGTCTTCATTAAAAGTTAAGGAGGCTTCAGAGCAATTGGATTTGCATATTAGTCAATCCATCAATGCGTTGGATGAAATAGACAAGATATTGAATACAGTTGGAACTCGTATGAGAGAGTGGTATGGGCTTCACTTTCCTGAATTGGATAATCTACTTCAAAATATTGTAACATATGCAAATATTGTTTCTAAAGTTGGAAAGCGGGAAGAAATTACAGTAGAATTCTTACAAAGTTTGGAAATTCCGGAGAATAAAATTGAGATCATTATAATGACAGCAAAGAGAAGCAAAGGAGGCAAACTTACAGAAGAAAATTTATTAATATTACAGAGCCTCGCCAATG contains these protein-coding regions:
- a CDS encoding NOP5/NOP56 family protein — its product is MPSRNNKVIILYLLSYLEFRFMTDNVYKFLILELGIAIVDEKNMIQSFKRFHDPVQSHLKIKNRDYEEISESLEVFKVKPELLQTNYPEIIDYLRNNTFHAEKISAVEERQSQIDKISFYTEMYDSDQQDHSGRGRDISDNLREFSLKWSSLKVKEASEQLDLHISQSINALDEIDKILNTVGTRMREWYGLHFPELDNLLQNIVTYANIVSKVGKREEITVEFLQSLEIPENKIEIIIMTAKRSKGGKLTEENLLILQSLANEVISLAQIRKTLEDHIDISMEEISPNLKELLTATVGARLIAKAGSLKRLASLSSSTIQILGAEKALFRTLKTGANPPKHGLLFQHPVIHSAPKWQRGKLARAISSKAAIAARVDLYSRNPESSNTLASKLNDRITEIQEKYKEPSEIQQRQQQQNFKRADRDSYTRNKGKQYGRDRDKDRDGDRDFKFKKNKFKKRFHKSNKK